In a single window of the Antedon mediterranea chromosome 1, ecAntMedi1.1, whole genome shotgun sequence genome:
- the LOC140047406 gene encoding protein LSM12 homolog A-like: MAVSGGDAGESRYKIGSIVGCVTSFGDHFDGEVMAYDSQSNLIVLKTKSNMDKPTFNIQFLNVKNLKSIEVLKEATEVPPALPALNQNKLIKRAEESIFEKQEAIKCQELGVPSHAIKLYHTIKKTLHCRWQHRDMIVLDSVIVAPPYTLESCSSQDGKEGKDLAQVKKIIEKHMRDQQTKSGT, encoded by the exons ATGGCGGTGTCAGGCGGAGACGCTGGTGAATCAAGGTACAAAATAGGCTCAATTGTCGGTTGTGTAACTTCCTTTGGGGACCATTTTGACGGAGAAGTGATGGCATACGATTCACAAAGTAACCTGATTGTTTTGA AAACCAAATCAAACATGGATAAACCAACTttcaatattcaatttttaaatgtaaaaaaccTAAAATCCATTGAGGTTCTTAAAGAAGCAACGGAGGTGCCGCCAGCCTTACCAGCTCTCAATCAAAATAAG TTGATAAAAAGAGCAGAAGAAAGTATATTTGAGAAGCAAGAAGCAATTAAATGTCAAGAATTAGGTGTTCCTTCACATGCAATAAAGCTTtatcatacaattaaaaaaac GTTACATTGTCGTTGGCAACACAGAGATATGATTGTACTTGATTCAGTTATTGTAGCGCCACCGTACACATTAGAAAGCTGTAGCAGTCAGGACGGGAAAGAGGGCAAAGATTTAGcacaagttaaaaaaatt